Proteins encoded within one genomic window of Thermanaerothrix sp.:
- a CDS encoding helix-hairpin-helix domain-containing protein, translating into MEARRKAVFAVAGAFGCFLIAFLAVMAFSGRFDRREGTNTAGDITRLAASVESPPSREEPVREVSEWVVYVTGAVMRPGIVRVPAGSRIYQAVDAAGGPASKADLESINLASPLQDGQHVRVPFKGEAPKAQPPVVEAAPSVQVVQGGSSKGGASVNVGSVKGEASYGNRVNVNRAGLEELKALPGVGDKTAQAILDYRAANGPFRDVKDLLKVKGIGPKKLEKMAPLVDVSP; encoded by the coding sequence TTGGAGGCCAGGCGAAAGGCTGTTTTTGCGGTTGCAGGGGCTTTTGGGTGTTTTCTCATCGCCTTCCTTGCGGTCATGGCTTTCTCCGGCCGGTTTGACCGGCGGGAGGGGACCAACACCGCCGGGGACATCACCCGGTTGGCCGCTTCTGTGGAATCGCCTCCCTCACGAGAGGAACCGGTTCGGGAGGTTTCGGAATGGGTGGTCTATGTTACCGGCGCCGTGATGAGGCCTGGGATTGTGCGGGTCCCGGCTGGAAGCCGCATATATCAGGCGGTGGATGCCGCAGGGGGGCCCGCCTCCAAGGCGGATCTTGAGTCCATAAACCTGGCAAGTCCCCTGCAGGACGGGCAGCACGTGAGGGTGCCATTTAAGGGTGAGGCTCCTAAGGCTCAGCCGCCTGTGGTAGAAGCGGCGCCTTCCGTTCAAGTGGTCCAAGGCGGGTCATCCAAAGGCGGAGCATCGGTTAACGTCGGTTCCGTCAAAGGGGAGGCGTCTTACGGCAACCGGGTCAACGTTAACCGGGCGGGGTTGGAGGAACTGAAGGCCTTGCCTGGGGTGGGGGACAAGACAGCCCAGGCCATCCTTGACTATCGGGCGGCCAACGGTCCCTTCCGGGATGTGAAGGATCTGCTCAAGGTTAAGGGCATAGGGCCTAAGAAGTTGGAGAAGATGGCCCCCCTGGTGGATGTCTCCCCTTAA